A part of Olleya sp. Bg11-27 genomic DNA contains:
- a CDS encoding exodeoxyribonuclease III: MKIISYNVNGIRAAINKGFIEWLQSADPDVICLQEIKAMEEQLDLELFKEAGYHYNYWFSAQKKGYSGVAVLCKTEPNHVEYGTGIESMDFEGRNIRVDYDGLSVMSMYLPSGTNAARLEHKFDYMDLIQKYLNKLTDTLPNLVVCGDYNICHEAIDIHNPKMKGVSGFLPEEREWLGHFIDSGFTDSFRFLHPERQEYSWWSYRANSRANNKGWRLDYAMVSQPLQQKIERAVILPEAKHSDHCPILVEINL; the protein is encoded by the coding sequence ATGAAAATTATCTCATATAACGTCAACGGAATTAGGGCAGCAATCAATAAAGGATTTATAGAATGGTTACAAAGTGCCGATCCAGATGTGATTTGTTTGCAAGAGATAAAAGCAATGGAGGAGCAGTTGGATTTAGAGTTGTTTAAAGAGGCGGGTTACCATTATAATTACTGGTTTAGTGCTCAGAAAAAAGGCTATAGTGGTGTCGCCGTATTGTGTAAAACAGAACCTAATCATGTAGAGTACGGTACAGGAATAGAATCTATGGATTTTGAAGGTAGAAATATTCGTGTAGATTATGATGGACTGTCTGTAATGAGCATGTATTTGCCTTCTGGGACTAACGCAGCGCGATTAGAGCATAAGTTTGATTATATGGATTTAATCCAAAAATATTTAAATAAGTTAACCGATACGTTACCTAATCTAGTGGTTTGTGGAGACTATAATATATGCCACGAAGCTATTGATATCCATAACCCTAAAATGAAAGGTGTTTCTGGGTTTTTACCAGAAGAGCGCGAGTGGTTAGGTCATTTTATAGATTCTGGATTTACAGACTCGTTTAGATTTTTACATCCGGAGCGTCAAGAATATTCTTGGTGGAGTTACCGTGCAAATTCTAGAGCCAATAACAAAGGATGGCGTTTAGATTATGCAATGGTAAGCCAACCTTTACAACAAAAAATAGAAAGGGCAGTTATACTACCAGAAGCTAAACACAGTGATCATTGCCCTATTTTAGTAGAAATCAATTTATAA
- a CDS encoding OmpA family protein — translation MKNRITVILLVLIVTSCVSPKVYKELESKYATLKQENRTLRDENGELLKTKNEAANDLAELQTKYDEAVKRRDQLESDYAVTKSKYDTLKASYDALDANSSSAIAANTQKNRELLAQLETKEQALATENARLAQLKKELESRSQRVADLESIIASKEAEMTALKNAISSALTDFEGKGLTVEQRNGKVYVSMENKLLFQSGSWAVGTQGRKAVKQLGTVLGDNPEISVLIEGHTDNAPYPAKGNISNNWDLSTKRATAIVSILQENGNIKADNLTAAGRGEFAPIAPNTTAEGKAKNRRIEVILTPKLDKITNLLNN, via the coding sequence ATGAAAAACAGAATAACAGTAATCCTATTAGTACTTATTGTAACCAGTTGCGTGTCGCCAAAAGTGTATAAAGAGTTAGAAAGTAAATACGCGACGTTAAAACAGGAAAATAGAACTTTAAGAGATGAAAATGGTGAGTTGCTAAAAACAAAAAATGAAGCTGCAAATGACTTAGCGGAATTACAAACAAAGTATGACGAAGCTGTAAAGCGTCGTGACCAATTAGAATCTGACTATGCCGTGACTAAAAGTAAGTACGATACGCTAAAAGCATCTTATGATGCGTTGGATGCTAATAGTAGTTCTGCAATTGCGGCAAACACTCAAAAAAATAGAGAGTTGTTAGCGCAATTAGAAACAAAAGAACAGGCGTTAGCTACAGAAAATGCTAGATTGGCACAACTTAAAAAAGAGTTAGAGTCTCGTTCGCAACGTGTAGCAGATTTGGAAAGTATTATTGCGTCTAAAGAAGCAGAAATGACAGCCCTAAAAAATGCAATCTCAAGTGCGCTAACGGACTTTGAAGGTAAAGGGTTAACGGTAGAACAGCGTAACGGTAAAGTATACGTGTCTATGGAAAATAAATTATTGTTTCAATCTGGTAGCTGGGCAGTCGGGACACAAGGTCGTAAAGCGGTTAAGCAATTAGGTACCGTGTTAGGAGATAATCCAGAAATTTCTGTTCTAATAGAAGGACATACGGACAATGCGCCTTACCCAGCAAAAGGGAATATTAGTAATAACTGGGATTTATCCACAAAACGTGCGACAGCAATTGTGTCTATATTGCAAGAAAACGGTAATATAAAAGCCGATAATTTAACAGCTGCTGGTCGTGGCGAATTTGCCCCTATCGCACCAAACACAACAGCAGAAGGGAAGGCTAAAAACCGTCGTATTGAAGTGATTTTAACTCCAAAACTAGATAAGATTACCAATCTTTTAAATAATTAA
- a CDS encoding aldo/keto reductase: MKYTTLPNTAIKVSKICLGTMTFGNQNTEEEGHAQLNYAVEQGVNFIDTAELYPVPATAETSGRTSEIIGTWLKHQKREALVIASKIAGTGDYTAHIRTTGFTAESIREAVDLELKRLQTDYIDLYQLHWPERETNTFGVRDYNHNPNDPWTDNFREVLEALDQIKKEGKIRQIGLSNEKAWGTMRYLEEAKNNNLLRPVTIQNAYSLLNRVFEGDMAEVSIRENIGLLVYSPMAFGVLSGKYIKGIEGEKARLNLFPRFARYSSEQSTEATRQYLELAEANNMTLAQMSLSFVNKRVFVTSNIIGATTIKQLKENIDSINLTLNNELMQEIEKIHAGIPNPAP, from the coding sequence ATGAAATACACAACATTACCAAACACAGCTATTAAAGTCAGTAAAATTTGTTTAGGTACCATGACCTTTGGTAACCAAAATACTGAAGAAGAAGGACATGCACAGTTAAACTACGCAGTAGAGCAAGGGGTTAATTTTATTGATACTGCAGAATTATATCCTGTACCAGCAACAGCAGAGACATCAGGTAGGACAAGTGAAATTATTGGGACTTGGCTTAAACATCAAAAACGAGAAGCGCTTGTTATCGCTTCTAAAATTGCAGGAACAGGAGATTATACGGCACATATACGTACAACAGGATTTACAGCAGAGTCTATTAGAGAAGCAGTTGATCTAGAATTAAAAAGACTACAAACAGATTATATAGACCTGTATCAACTGCATTGGCCAGAACGTGAAACCAATACCTTTGGAGTTAGAGATTATAATCATAATCCAAATGATCCATGGACGGATAATTTTAGAGAAGTGCTAGAGGCTTTGGATCAAATAAAAAAAGAAGGTAAAATTAGACAAATAGGGCTGTCAAACGAAAAAGCATGGGGAACGATGCGTTATCTAGAAGAGGCTAAAAATAACAACCTGCTAAGACCAGTAACCATCCAAAATGCATATTCTCTTTTAAATCGTGTTTTTGAAGGTGATATGGCCGAGGTGTCTATCCGAGAAAATATTGGGTTGTTAGTTTATTCTCCTATGGCATTTGGTGTGCTTTCGGGAAAATATATTAAAGGAATAGAAGGCGAAAAGGCCCGTTTAAACTTGTTTCCAAGATTTGCTAGATACAGTAGTGAACAGTCAACTGAGGCTACACGACAGTATTTAGAATTAGCAGAAGCCAACAATATGACACTCGCTCAAATGTCACTTTCTTTTGTCAATAAGCGTGTTTTTGTGACTAGTAATATTATTGGAGCAACTACTATAAAACAGCTGAAAGAGAATATTGATTCTATTAATTTAACATTAAATAATGAATTAATGCAAGAAATAGAGAAGATACATGCAGGAATTCCAAATCCGGCTCCTTGA
- a CDS encoding gliding motility-associated C-terminal domain-containing protein: MKKTTFILAVLLLFIGWQANSQITTYPYTEDFEAGDGGWIADNTVAGTWALGLPADAVINSAASGANSWMTNLTGNYNISENSNVTSPVFDLSSLTAPTVSFSIWWESEFSWDGAVFQSSIDNGVTWQNVGALGDPNNWYTDGTINSSPGGQQIGWTGRDGTGSEGWVTASHLLEGLAGEANVIFRFAFSSDTSGQDDGFAFDDVSVFNTNCVNPSGIVAGGLTATSVDLSWTMGGAETSWEVVIQAPGTGMPTVAGLLATSNTLYTDNTLSPATEYEVYVRADCGSEFSIWSGPVTFTTACSVFAPDYFQDFTTIPASCWDVANNGDATTGPTDIGTSTWSNDGFLNNGTTGAYKINLYQAVRSDWLLSPIFDLTGVPYQVEFDFGVMTFASSTTAGTLGSDDTVELLITTDNGTTWTVLETFDATSVIPSNGVHVVQDLTTYSGMTAQFGIRASDGIVDDTPDNDVFVDNFQVRAIPSCADPLAIVATVTGDTTADITWDAGDTETEWQIWVQAVGTGIPTTDGVVTSLNAPYPATGLTPSTAYEVYIRGNCGTNGYSEWIGPVNFITFNTPPPAPIGVNCTSGNSTFIFTEDFGSDTDYIPTGWTGTTFVDTDGNWDITTVNSNSGGTGPNITWDGNVGTHLEYEGSGNTTNVASAISPAIDLSTALDGAELSFYMHAFGSNMGTLNVGISTSQTGPFTTAYTWIGDYQTSADEAWVPVGVNLDSYLGQVVYIEFSYVGTGDTFEADMSIDHVSVETCGDFCIAPNNITATNITSTSVDVSWTPSGAETQWNYVVQLVGTGVPTSGTTVSVSNISETVLSPNTDYEVYVQSICATGTSLWAGPFNFTTLLEFDFVLDCATGGPQSIDYCYDSNDTNVFTFTSLDGTPLNLTINAGQVENNFDEVIVLDSDGVTNLNAATPYGSDGQLAGLTFQSTGDTISFAVESDGSVSCQSSTTFASINFTVACATCVNPVATFVVVDDCANGDQFLVDVDVTSLGDATSLLIEDNQGGIPVGVSATGIQQFGPYPFNTDIIFTVSNVDDANCVITSSAIALAACPPSNDNPCNATVALVNNGEACIDINSGTLVEATDSGLPEEACSSGINDDVWYQFTALGEQQIIQILNVAGGFNVDHALYEEGVDCNDLTQLYCTTEDASVTPTLIVGNVYYIRVFSAGTTATTITFDLCIQTLGVPTYCTEAVPICSDLLEPFPNVSDSSVAPPYLDYMCLGLQPNPLWNSIYIDLAGDYTFTLEQTSLAGGLIDVDFIVWGPFPSLDGGCYELLPESIGGCSYSASPTETIELVNAPADSVYVLLITNFEGSDGTYTFTQDSGPVNGVNCDVACEVALDYDGIAIEQGVSAPEGESDTINLCGYDSVTLTASTVYDVDIIGWYVNGVYQDGLNSATLEVTESGTYQSQVSGGICDGFPTSVKTTINFYESATADQAVDMESCEDASGMGEFDLESQTATILGAQNSSDFVVTYYAALSDAQSGTGSIASPYMAIDGTTIYVRVEDVNAVGSNSGCASTNTSFNLLLQSCVFPQGISPNGDRVNDSFDLSNFNVQNIEIFNRNGRLVYSKANYTNEWEGQSDNGDMLPVGTYYYVVKYNGTEEKAAWVYINR, encoded by the coding sequence ATGAAAAAAACTACGTTCATTTTAGCTGTGCTACTATTGTTTATAGGCTGGCAAGCTAATTCACAAATTACTACTTACCCTTATACGGAAGACTTCGAAGCAGGAGATGGAGGATGGATAGCCGATAATACCGTGGCAGGGACATGGGCACTTGGGTTACCAGCAGATGCTGTAATTAATAGCGCGGCTTCAGGTGCTAATTCATGGATGACTAATTTAACTGGGAATTATAATATTTCAGAAAATTCAAATGTAACAAGTCCTGTATTTGACTTGTCATCATTAACAGCGCCGACGGTTTCATTTAGTATATGGTGGGAATCAGAATTTAGTTGGGATGGAGCAGTTTTTCAAAGTTCTATAGATAATGGGGTGACTTGGCAAAATGTAGGAGCACTTGGTGATCCTAATAATTGGTATACTGATGGCACTATAAATAGTAGTCCGGGAGGACAACAAATAGGTTGGACAGGACGTGATGGTACTGGGTCAGAAGGATGGGTTACTGCTTCTCATTTATTAGAGGGTTTAGCGGGAGAGGCTAATGTAATCTTTAGATTTGCATTTTCGTCAGATACATCGGGGCAAGATGATGGATTTGCTTTTGACGATGTTTCCGTTTTTAATACAAATTGTGTAAACCCTTCTGGGATTGTTGCAGGAGGTCTTACTGCAACATCTGTTGATTTATCATGGACGATGGGTGGCGCAGAAACGTCGTGGGAAGTTGTAATCCAGGCACCAGGAACAGGGATGCCTACTGTTGCAGGTTTACTTGCTACATCTAATACATTATATACGGATAATACATTATCGCCAGCAACAGAGTATGAGGTTTACGTTAGGGCTGATTGCGGTTCTGAGTTTAGTATATGGTCGGGTCCTGTCACTTTTACGACGGCATGTTCTGTTTTTGCACCAGATTATTTTCAAGATTTCACAACAATTCCAGCAAGTTGTTGGGATGTAGCAAATAATGGAGATGCTACAACAGGTCCAACAGATATCGGAACATCTACATGGAGTAATGATGGTTTCCTAAATAATGGAACTACAGGAGCGTATAAAATAAATTTATATCAAGCCGTAAGAAGTGATTGGCTTTTAAGTCCAATTTTTGATTTAACAGGAGTTCCTTATCAAGTAGAATTCGATTTTGGAGTTATGACGTTTGCTAGTAGTACAACAGCTGGTACTTTAGGTTCTGATGATACAGTAGAGCTTTTAATTACTACAGATAATGGAACTACTTGGACGGTTTTAGAAACTTTTGACGCAACATCGGTTATTCCTTCAAATGGAGTACATGTTGTACAAGATTTAACAACATATTCAGGAATGACTGCTCAATTTGGGATCAGAGCATCAGACGGAATCGTTGATGATACACCAGATAATGATGTGTTTGTTGATAATTTTCAAGTGAGAGCAATACCTTCTTGCGCGGATCCATTAGCTATAGTAGCAACGGTTACAGGAGATACAACTGCAGATATTACATGGGATGCCGGAGATACAGAAACAGAATGGCAAATTTGGGTACAAGCGGTAGGAACAGGAATTCCAACAACAGATGGAGTTGTAACTAGTTTAAATGCACCGTACCCGGCAACGGGATTAACACCAAGTACAGCGTATGAAGTGTATATTAGAGGAAATTGTGGAACAAATGGGTATAGCGAATGGATAGGACCAGTAAATTTTATCACTTTTAACACGCCTCCGCCAGCTCCTATTGGTGTAAATTGTACGAGTGGAAATTCTACTTTTATATTTACGGAGGACTTTGGTTCTGATACTGATTATATTCCAACAGGTTGGACGGGTACTACTTTTGTGGACACAGATGGAAACTGGGATATAACAACCGTAAATAGTAATTCAGGAGGTACTGGTCCAAATATTACTTGGGATGGCAATGTAGGAACTCACTTAGAGTATGAGGGTTCTGGAAATACAACTAACGTGGCTTCGGCAATTTCACCAGCAATAGATTTATCTACAGCTTTAGATGGTGCAGAGTTATCTTTTTATATGCACGCTTTTGGTAGTAATATGGGAACTTTGAATGTAGGTATAAGTACTTCTCAGACAGGACCATTTACGACAGCGTATACATGGATAGGAGATTATCAAACATCCGCTGATGAAGCATGGGTTCCAGTTGGTGTTAACTTAGACTCTTACTTAGGGCAGGTTGTTTATATCGAGTTTAGTTATGTTGGAACAGGTGATACATTTGAAGCCGATATGTCAATCGACCATGTTAGCGTTGAAACTTGTGGTGATTTTTGTATTGCACCTAATAATATTACGGCAACAAACATAACTTCAACATCAGTAGATGTTTCTTGGACGCCAAGTGGTGCTGAAACACAATGGAATTATGTTGTGCAATTGGTAGGAACGGGAGTGCCAACATCTGGAACTACAGTGAGTGTTTCTAATATTTCAGAAACAGTACTAAGTCCAAACACGGATTATGAGGTTTATGTACAATCAATTTGTGCTACAGGTACCAGTTTGTGGGCAGGCCCTTTTAATTTTACTACTTTGTTAGAGTTCGATTTTGTCTTAGATTGTGCAACAGGTGGGCCGCAAAGTATCGATTATTGTTATGATAGTAATGATACAAACGTTTTTACGTTTACATCGCTAGATGGTACACCGCTTAATCTGACAATTAATGCAGGACAAGTTGAAAATAACTTTGATGAGGTTATTGTATTAGACTCTGATGGCGTTACTAACTTAAATGCCGCAACGCCTTATGGTTCAGATGGTCAATTAGCAGGTTTAACATTCCAATCTACAGGAGATACAATTTCTTTTGCTGTAGAATCCGATGGAAGTGTTAGCTGTCAAAGTAGCACTACATTTGCTTCAATTAATTTTACTGTAGCTTGTGCAACTTGTGTTAATCCAGTAGCAACATTTGTGGTTGTTGACGATTGTGCAAATGGTGATCAATTTTTAGTAGATGTTGATGTAACATCATTAGGTGATGCAACTTCTCTTTTAATAGAAGATAACCAAGGTGGTATACCAGTAGGTGTTAGTGCAACAGGTATCCAACAATTTGGACCATATCCTTTTAATACAGATATTATTTTTACAGTATCTAATGTAGATGATGCTAATTGTGTTATTACTAGTAGTGCAATAGCTTTAGCGGCTTGTCCTCCAAGTAATGACAACCCATGTAATGCAACAGTCGCTTTAGTTAATAATGGAGAGGCTTGTATCGATATAAACTCTGGAACTTTAGTAGAAGCAACAGATTCTGGATTACCAGAAGAGGCTTGTTCCTCCGGGATAAACGATGATGTTTGGTATCAATTTACAGCATTAGGAGAGCAACAAATAATTCAAATTTTAAATGTTGCTGGAGGATTTAACGTGGATCATGCACTTTATGAGGAAGGTGTAGATTGCAACGATTTAACACAATTATATTGTACTACAGAAGATGCAAGTGTAACACCGACATTAATAGTAGGTAATGTCTATTATATTAGAGTATTCTCTGCGGGGACAACAGCAACAACGATAACTTTTGATTTATGTATTCAGACTTTAGGTGTGCCAACGTATTGTACAGAGGCCGTACCAATTTGTTCAGATTTGTTAGAGCCATTCCCTAATGTGTCTGATAGTTCTGTAGCTCCTCCTTATTTAGATTATATGTGCTTAGGACTACAGCCAAATCCATTATGGAATAGTATTTATATTGATTTAGCAGGAGATTATACGTTTACTTTAGAGCAAACCTCTTTAGCAGGAGGATTAATTGATGTTGATTTTATTGTGTGGGGACCATTTCCTTCACTGGATGGAGGGTGTTACGAGTTGTTGCCTGAAAGCATAGGAGGTTGTAGTTATTCTGCTAGTCCAACAGAAACTATTGAGTTAGTAAATGCACCTGCTGATAGTGTTTATGTACTCTTGATTACAAATTTTGAAGGGAGCGATGGTACATATACCTTTACTCAAGATAGTGGGCCAGTTAATGGAGTTAATTGTGATGTTGCTTGTGAGGTTGCTTTAGATTATGATGGCATTGCAATAGAACAAGGTGTCTCTGCTCCAGAAGGAGAAAGCGATACTATTAATTTATGCGGATATGACTCTGTGACATTAACAGCTTCTACGGTATATGACGTGGATATTATTGGTTGGTATGTAAACGGAGTTTATCAGGATGGTCTTAATTCAGCAACTTTAGAGGTTACAGAATCTGGAACTTATCAAAGTCAAGTCAGCGGAGGTATTTGTGACGGTTTTCCTACATCAGTAAAAACGACTATCAATTTTTACGAATCGGCTACAGCCGATCAAGCCGTAGATATGGAATCTTGTGAAGATGCTTCTGGTATGGGTGAATTTGATTTAGAGTCTCAAACAGCAACAATATTAGGGGCGCAAAATTCTAGTGATTTTGTCGTTACTTATTATGCTGCTTTATCAGACGCTCAGTCAGGTACAGGGTCAATAGCGTCGCCTTATATGGCAATAGATGGAACCACTATTTATGTTAGAGTTGAAGATGTAAATGCAGTAGGATCTAATTCTGGTTGTGCGTCCACTAATACAAGCTTTAATTTACTGTTACAATCGTGTGTTTTTCCACAAGGTATTTCGCCAAATGGAGATCGTGTTAATGATAGTTTTGACTTGAGTAATTTTAATGTTCAAAATATAGAAATTTTTAACCGTAATGGTCGTTTAGTGTACTCTAAAGCCAATTATACTAACGAGTGGGAAGGGCAATCCGATAATGGAGATATGCTTCCAGTTGGAACATATTACTATGTAGTAAAATATAATGGAACTGAGGAAAAAGCCGCTTGGGTATATATAAATAGATAA
- a CDS encoding type IX secretion system membrane protein PorP/SprF, with protein sequence MKKLVYIVFLVFIGVQAQQDPQYTQYMYNMNVVNPAYAGSTESVSIGALYRSQWVGLEGAPTTGTLAIHSPVGKNVGLGLSLISDEIGPVTETNAYVDFSYTIPVGVTTKLAFGLKAGATFHDIGLTGIELIDPTDQFFSQNINETTPNIGAGLYFYKPSKFYISASIPNILSSVHLDANGTKIGSETQHFFGAAGYVFDLSENFKLKPHALAKVAFDAPVSFDVNLNLFMYDFVEVGAGYRIDDSFSGMINFLVAPNLRIGYAYDTIQSQLDVVTNSSHEIFINFDINLPSKVSRSPRYF encoded by the coding sequence ATGAAAAAATTAGTATATATCGTATTCCTAGTGTTTATAGGTGTACAAGCCCAACAAGATCCGCAATATACACAATACATGTATAACATGAATGTGGTAAACCCGGCTTATGCTGGATCGACAGAAAGTGTTTCCATAGGGGCGCTTTATAGAAGTCAGTGGGTTGGTTTAGAAGGAGCTCCAACTACAGGGACGTTAGCCATACATTCTCCAGTAGGAAAGAATGTAGGTTTAGGTTTGTCTTTAATTAGTGATGAAATAGGACCTGTAACAGAAACAAATGCTTACGTTGATTTTTCTTATACTATACCAGTAGGAGTAACAACTAAATTAGCTTTTGGTTTAAAAGCAGGAGCCACGTTCCATGATATCGGATTAACAGGGATAGAATTAATAGATCCTACGGATCAATTTTTTTCGCAGAATATAAATGAAACAACACCAAATATAGGGGCGGGTTTATATTTTTATAAGCCAAGTAAATTTTATATCTCAGCCTCTATTCCAAATATCTTAAGCTCAGTGCATTTGGATGCTAATGGTACTAAAATAGGGTCGGAGACGCAACACTTTTTTGGAGCAGCTGGATATGTGTTTGACTTATCAGAAAACTTTAAGTTAAAACCACATGCTCTGGCTAAAGTGGCATTTGATGCCCCAGTAAGTTTTGATGTTAATTTAAATTTATTCATGTACGACTTTGTTGAGGTAGGTGCAGGTTACCGTATAGACGATTCTTTTAGTGGAATGATTAATTTTTTAGTTGCTCCAAATTTAAGAATAGGTTACGCCTATGACACAATCCAATCTCAATTAGATGTGGTTACTAATTCTTCTCATGAGATTTTTATCAATTTTGATATTAATCTTCCAAGTAAAGTATCACGCTCACCACGTTATTTCTAA
- a CDS encoding OmpA family protein: MKKIQLFIITLVTLSSFNMTAQNDNTKSADKHFEKLEFVAAAKDYAKLVEKGEADAYVYKRLAEANYNTFNTVEAEKWYAKALETESNADMLFKYSEMLKANGKYDASNAQMETFVSKYGTDDRAIAFNVNPNYLDDILKSEEKFTVTNLEFNTAASDFGGTLKDGKLYFTSARNDSRRTYGWNGQPYLDVYELTVSEGDSFSEPTALNGKINTKFHEGIVSITPDGNTMYFSRESFFKNMYEKSEVGNTKISVLQLFKASKSEGAWGNVEALNINTNTYSVKNPSVSKDGSTLYFASDMPGGFGLYDIYKASIESNGMLGTPENLGSKINTSGQEMFPFAGDDAYLYFSSNGHLGLGNLDVFYAEYSGDRILKNIGAPINSKADDFAFTIYEDKSGFISSNRGGGKGSDDVYAIKEIKPLCDVDMIVSVENAETGEKVPNASVTLYDATGSVLATQNTNAEGVVTFKTDCDIETSLKITKEEFEDNAVTVESTKEETKMVSVDLTPIKKIIIADKVVLDPIYFEFNKSDITSQGAGELDRLVLVMTKYPEMIIYATSHTDSRGKAGYNMSLSDRRAKATVAYVVSKGIDGSRMTGDGKGETEPLVDCGSSCTEEQHQLNRRSEFIIVSGGPGN, translated from the coding sequence ATGAAAAAAATACAATTATTTATAATAACACTTGTAACTTTGAGTAGCTTCAATATGACTGCTCAAAATGACAATACTAAAAGTGCTGATAAGCATTTTGAAAAATTAGAATTTGTAGCAGCAGCCAAAGATTATGCTAAACTTGTAGAAAAAGGGGAAGCAGATGCTTACGTTTACAAGCGTTTAGCAGAAGCTAATTATAATACTTTCAATACTGTTGAAGCAGAAAAGTGGTACGCTAAGGCTTTGGAGACGGAGTCAAATGCAGATATGCTTTTCAAGTATTCTGAAATGCTAAAGGCAAATGGTAAATATGACGCTTCAAATGCGCAGATGGAGACTTTTGTTTCTAAATATGGTACTGATGATAGAGCTATTGCTTTTAATGTAAATCCAAATTATTTGGATGATATCTTAAAATCGGAAGAGAAATTTACTGTTACTAATTTAGAATTTAATACAGCAGCTTCTGATTTTGGAGGAACTTTAAAGGATGGTAAATTATATTTTACTTCTGCCCGAAATGATTCAAGACGTACTTACGGTTGGAATGGACAGCCGTATTTAGATGTATACGAATTAACTGTTTCCGAGGGCGATAGTTTTTCTGAACCAACTGCATTAAATGGAAAAATAAACACAAAATTCCACGAAGGGATTGTTTCTATTACCCCAGACGGTAACACTATGTATTTTTCTCGTGAGAGTTTTTTTAAAAACATGTATGAGAAATCTGAAGTAGGAAATACAAAAATTAGTGTGCTACAATTGTTTAAAGCATCAAAAAGTGAAGGAGCTTGGGGAAATGTTGAAGCGTTGAATATTAATACAAACACGTATTCTGTAAAAAATCCATCTGTAAGTAAGGATGGAAGTACATTGTATTTTGCATCAGATATGCCAGGAGGATTTGGTTTATATGATATCTACAAAGCAAGTATCGAATCTAACGGAATGCTTGGAACTCCGGAGAATTTAGGTAGTAAAATCAATACTTCTGGACAAGAGATGTTTCCTTTTGCAGGTGATGATGCGTATTTGTACTTTTCTTCTAATGGCCATTTGGGACTAGGTAATTTAGATGTCTTTTATGCGGAGTATTCAGGGGATCGTATATTAAAAAATATAGGAGCACCTATAAATAGTAAGGCTGATGATTTTGCATTTACTATATACGAAGATAAAAGTGGGTTTATTTCTTCCAATCGAGGAGGAGGAAAGGGTAGCGATGATGTTTATGCTATTAAAGAGATTAAACCTTTATGTGACGTGGACATGATTGTAAGTGTTGAGAATGCTGAAACAGGTGAAAAGGTACCTAATGCTTCTGTAACGCTTTATGATGCTACAGGAAGTGTGTTAGCAACTCAGAATACAAATGCAGAGGGTGTTGTTACATTTAAAACAGATTGTGATATTGAAACTAGTTTGAAAATTACTAAAGAAGAGTTTGAAGATAATGCTGTAACAGTGGAGTCTACAAAAGAAGAAACCAAAATGGTATCTGTAGACTTAACACCAATAAAGAAAATTATTATTGCTGACAAAGTCGTTTTAGATCCAATTTATTTCGAATTTAATAAATCTGATATTACGTCACAAGGTGCTGGAGAGTTAGATCGATTAGTATTGGTGATGACTAAATATCCAGAAATGATTATTTATGCAACTTCGCATACTGATAGTAGAGGTAAGGCGGGTTACAATATGAGTTTGTCAGATAGAAGAGCTAAAGCAACTGTAGCTTATGTCGTGTCTAAAGGAATTGATGGAAGTAGAATGACAGGTGATGGAAAAGGTGAAACAGAACCTTTAGTGGACTGTGGATCTAGTTGTACAGAAGAGCAACATCAATTAAACAGACGTTCTGAGTTTATTATTGTAAGCGGAGGGCCTGGTAACTAA